The proteins below come from a single Nitrospira sp. genomic window:
- a CDS encoding bifunctional nuclease family protein — protein sequence MITQMRVKGLIFDPYNNAYIVVLRDEDNSEMLPIWVGKSEASAIGLALESVTAPRPMTHDLMKSFLDTFDAKIISVVITDLNDNTYFATIHLMYEDSEYTVDSRPSDAIALALRTSAPIFASEKVMKKQSSEELEQWLENLKPEDFGKLDT from the coding sequence GTGATTACACAAATGCGGGTCAAAGGCTTGATTTTTGACCCCTATAACAACGCCTATATCGTGGTGTTGCGGGACGAAGACAATTCGGAGATGCTCCCGATCTGGGTGGGAAAATCAGAAGCAAGCGCCATCGGACTGGCATTGGAAAGCGTCACCGCTCCACGTCCGATGACGCATGACCTGATGAAATCATTTCTCGACACCTTTGATGCCAAAATCATCAGCGTAGTGATCACAGACCTGAATGACAATACGTATTTTGCCACGATTCACCTGATGTACGAGGACTCTGAATATACCGTCGACTCCCGTCCCAGCGACGCGATTGCGTTGGCGCTACGAACCAGCGCACCCATTTTCGCGAGCGAGAAGGTCATGAAGAAGCAATCGTCCGAAGAACTTGAGCAGTGGCTTGAAAACCTGAAGCCTGAAGACTTCGGAAAGTTGGACACCTAG